Part of the Flavobacterium sp. MDT1-60 genome, AGGAACACTTTTAATAAAATTATCCGGAGATGGTATTTTGTTTTGTTGTACCAAGTATGACCAAAACTGACGAGAAACCTCGAATGATTCTGCAATACTTATCGCTTTTTTAGGATCAATACTTCCGTCTGCCTTCTCGGGAGTGTAATTTAATTCACAAAAAGCAGAATGTCCTGTGCCGGCGTTATTCCAGGCATCTGAGCTTTCGGCTGCAGCAACATCAAGTCTTTCGTAAATTTCAATTTTAATATCAGGTTGTAATTCTTTCAAAATTACTCCAAGAGTGGCACTCATAATTCCAGCTCCAATGAGTACTACTTCACTATTTGAACGTATTGTTTCGTCAGGCATAACAGTATTTTATTTAAAATGCAAAGGTACTTTTTATAATTGCAAAAAAAAACTAATTTTCTATGATAAAAGTTATGTTTTTCTAAAAAAGAAAAAGAAATGGACCTAGTAGAAATATGCTTTTAAAATCTTTTGGAGGAAAGATAATCCTGAAGCATAATTGTAGCCGAAATTTCGTCAATCAAACCTTTGTTTTGACGTTGTTTTTTGCTCAAACCGCTATCAATCATGGTTTGAAAAGCCATTTTTGAAGTAAAGCGTTCATCTACGCGAACGACTTTCATGTCTGGGAAAATATTAGAAAAATGAGTCACAAAACCTTTAACCAGAGAGGCACTTTCAGATGGCTGACCGTTCATTTGTTTTGGTTCGCCAATTAGCACGGCTTCCACCTTTTCTTTGGCAAAATAGTCCTTTAGAAAATCAATTAAGGTACTTGTCGGCACAGTTGTTAAACCAGAGGCTATAATTTGCATCTCATCAGTAACGGCAATTCCCGTACGTTTTTGTCCGTAATCTATGGAGAGAATTCTTGGCATTTGGTATTTTTTGACAAAGATAACTATTTTAATTTTCCAATTTTAAGCAACAACAGAAACGTAATTTTTTAAAAATTGAATTTCAATTATTCCCTGAAATAAATATTTTAAACATTAAATCCACAAGACGAAAAAATTATTTATCAAATTCAAAACAAAAAGTTACATATATAACATTTTCAAAAGGTTTTACTTTTCTGCTTTTCCACAAATACGTTATCTTTGCCAAAAATTAAAACTTATGAATTCTTTACAGACTATAATTGAACAAGCTTGGGAAAACAGAGCTTTATTACAAGAAACTACTACGACTGATGCTATTAGAGAAGTGATCGAATTGGTTGATGCAGGAAAATTACGTTGTGCCGAACCAGTTGGTGATAAGTGGCAAGTAAACGAATGGGTTAAGAAAGCAGTTGTAATGTATTTCCCAATTCAAAAAATGGAAACATGGGAGTCAGGTATT contains:
- the ruvX gene encoding Holliday junction resolvase RuvX, with product MPRILSIDYGQKRTGIAVTDEMQIIASGLTTVPTSTLIDFLKDYFAKEKVEAVLIGEPKQMNGQPSESASLVKGFVTHFSNIFPDMKVVRVDERFTSKMAFQTMIDSGLSKKQRQNKGLIDEISATIMLQDYLSSKRF